One Halosegnis longus DNA window includes the following coding sequences:
- a CDS encoding plastocyanin/azurin family copper-binding protein, which yields MKRRTLLATVGTVATASLAGCSSGLSEEDYDIGMTANQFRPTSYTVSVGDTVVWGNPSSRGHSVTAYEDALPEGADFFASGGADTESAARDGFWGSSRGRLASGDLYEHTFEVAGEFPYFCIPHEDGGMVGTIVVE from the coding sequence ATGAAGCGCCGGACTCTTCTCGCGACGGTGGGGACGGTCGCAACCGCGAGCCTCGCGGGCTGTTCCAGCGGCCTGTCCGAAGAGGACTACGACATCGGGATGACAGCAAACCAGTTTCGCCCGACCAGCTACACCGTGAGCGTCGGCGACACGGTCGTGTGGGGGAATCCGAGCTCGCGGGGCCACTCCGTCACCGCCTACGAGGACGCGCTCCCCGAGGGGGCCGACTTCTTCGCCTCGGGCGGAGCCGACACCGAGTCGGCAGCCAGAGACGGCTTCTGGGGGAGCAGTCGGGGACGACTCGCCTCCGGTGACCTGTACGAGCACACCTTCGAGGTCGCCGGCGAGTTCCCGTACTTCTGTATCCCCCACGAGGACGGCGGGATGGTTGGCACTATCGTCGTCGAATAA
- a CDS encoding pyridoxal phosphate-dependent aminotransferase has protein sequence MSETPLQPSDRVASVPESGIRRFFEVAAEMDNVVSLGVGEPDFATPYRAREAAIDSLQRGRTSYTANKGMVELRERIADHVTRYDLNYDPDEEIIVTAGASEAIDATFRALVNPGDSVAIAQPAYVSYEPGVRFAGGEPLPVETRAEDEFVLTRERLEAAGAQEAELLVYCYPNNPTGATMTEDELREVAAFCREHDIAVMADEIYAALTYEGDHTSIATLPGMRERTVVFNGFSKAYAMTGMRLGYALAPAHVVESINRIHQYTMLSAPTTAQHAAIEALDNCEPDVEEMCTQYDRRRNFVLARLDEMGIDCFEATGAFYVFPESPWPDAGEFAEALLQAEQVAVVPGDAFGTGGEGHLRMSYASSMDDLRTAMDRIERFLE, from the coding sequence ATGAGCGAGACACCCCTCCAGCCCTCGGACCGCGTGGCGTCGGTGCCCGAGTCGGGGATTCGCCGCTTCTTCGAGGTGGCCGCCGAGATGGACAACGTCGTCTCGCTGGGCGTCGGCGAACCGGACTTCGCGACCCCCTACCGGGCGCGGGAAGCCGCCATCGACTCGCTCCAGCGCGGGCGGACCTCCTACACCGCAAACAAGGGGATGGTCGAACTGCGCGAGCGCATCGCCGACCACGTCACCCGCTACGACCTGAACTACGATCCCGACGAGGAGATCATCGTCACGGCGGGTGCGAGTGAAGCGATCGACGCCACGTTCCGTGCGCTCGTGAATCCGGGCGACAGCGTCGCCATCGCACAGCCGGCGTACGTCTCCTACGAGCCGGGCGTCCGATTCGCCGGCGGCGAACCGCTCCCGGTCGAGACCCGCGCCGAAGACGAGTTCGTCCTCACGCGCGAGCGACTGGAGGCCGCAGGCGCACAGGAGGCCGAGCTGCTCGTCTACTGTTACCCGAACAATCCGACCGGGGCGACCATGACCGAGGACGAACTGCGGGAGGTGGCCGCGTTCTGTCGCGAGCACGACATCGCGGTGATGGCCGACGAGATATACGCCGCGCTCACCTACGAGGGCGACCACACCTCCATCGCGACGCTGCCGGGGATGCGCGAACGGACCGTCGTCTTCAACGGCTTCTCGAAGGCGTACGCGATGACGGGGATGCGGCTCGGCTACGCGCTCGCGCCGGCACACGTCGTCGAGTCCATCAACCGCATCCACCAGTACACGATGTTGTCGGCCCCGACGACGGCCCAACACGCGGCCATCGAGGCGCTCGACAACTGCGAGCCCGACGTGGAAGAGATGTGTACCCAGTACGACCGCCGGCGGAACTTCGTGCTCGCTCGCCTCGACGAGATGGGCATCGACTGCTTCGAGGCGACGGGCGCGTTCTACGTCTTCCCCGAGTCGCCGTGGCCCGACGCCGGCGAGTTCGCCGAGGCCCTCCTGCAGGCAGAGCAGGTGGCCGTCGTCCCAGGTGACGCATTCGGCACCGGCGGCGAGGGACACCTCCGAATGTCGTACGCCTCCTCGATGGACGACCTCCGCACCGCGATGGACCGCATCGAGCGGTTCCTCGAATAA
- a CDS encoding protein sorting system archaetidylserine synthase (This PssA-like phosphatidyltransferase, along with a PssD-like decarboxylase, is required in Haloarchaea for the archaeosortase ArtA to replace the PGF-CTERM sorting signal with a C-terminal lipid anchor.), with amino-acid sequence MKPRFVGRVSAADIVTVTNAAIGFVAAAVATVEPTLAARLILLGAIADGLDGVVARRYGSSEAGAFLDALADVSTFVVAPAVLVFSLAGVGSGFTLGAATVAPLVAGGLFVAAGVLRLGMYAAYDEDDTTTEGVQTTLAATLLAALQVAGVTATGSVIYGVVGPTIAVGATVVLAVAMLAPITYPDLLAGDALILGAVQACTVLFPSALRRAFPIALLICALAYVTLSPRFYWRE; translated from the coding sequence ATGAAGCCACGGTTCGTCGGCAGGGTGTCAGCAGCCGACATCGTGACCGTCACCAACGCGGCTATCGGCTTCGTCGCCGCCGCCGTCGCCACCGTGGAGCCGACGCTCGCGGCACGGCTCATCCTGCTGGGCGCGATTGCCGACGGGCTGGACGGCGTGGTCGCCCGCAGATACGGCTCCTCTGAGGCCGGCGCGTTCCTCGATGCGCTCGCCGACGTGTCGACGTTCGTCGTCGCGCCCGCTGTGCTCGTATTCAGTCTCGCCGGCGTCGGCTCCGGATTCACGCTCGGAGCCGCAACAGTCGCCCCGCTCGTCGCCGGTGGCCTGTTCGTCGCGGCCGGCGTCCTCAGACTCGGGATGTACGCCGCCTACGACGAGGACGACACCACGACAGAAGGCGTCCAGACGACGCTGGCCGCGACGCTGCTCGCTGCACTCCAGGTAGCTGGCGTCACCGCGACCGGCAGCGTCATCTACGGCGTCGTCGGCCCGACGATTGCTGTGGGCGCGACGGTCGTGCTCGCGGTCGCGATGCTCGCACCGATCACCTATCCGGACCTCCTTGCCGGTGACGCGCTGATTCTCGGCGCGGTGCAGGCGTGTACCGTGTTGTTCCCGTCGGCGCTCCGGCGGGCCTTCCCCATCGCGTTGCTCATCTGTGCGCTGGCGTACGTCACGCTGTCGCCGCGGTTCTACTGGCGTGAGTGA
- a CDS encoding aminotransferase family protein, whose amino-acid sequence MSRPNRTPVSPGSEDRAIPHWHSPDAETLDVTDGDGAYIQTADGEEYLDFIAQLYCVNAGHGNERINAAIRDQLDRIAYVSSSKHNDARSALAGRLAAVAPVDDASVFFSVSGSEANEAAMQLARSYQDAPKVLTRWRSYHGGTYGAASLTGDPSTRATVERYAATSGTARFMPPLPECFDADAPEALADQAADHLEWVIRNEGPDSIAALLTEPIGGTSGAYPAPPGYFERVRELCDEYDILLVADEVITGFGRCGDWFGIGTEGVRPDMITFAKGVTSAYVPLAGVVANGALSDHFREEGIAVGQTFAGHPLGCAAGLAAMDEYEDGLIDNVRELAPLLEDRLRELEAEHDAVADVHGRGFHWGVEFRDPATGEPFVDPMVENGDEDNPVAETREYAREHGVLFGGGRPDIQNIISPPLCVDESDIDRAVSVLDNAIGATFE is encoded by the coding sequence ATGTCACGACCGAATCGAACGCCCGTCTCACCCGGGTCCGAGGACCGAGCGATACCACACTGGCACTCGCCCGACGCCGAGACGCTGGACGTGACCGACGGCGACGGCGCGTACATCCAGACGGCAGACGGCGAGGAGTATCTCGACTTCATCGCCCAGCTCTACTGTGTGAACGCCGGCCACGGCAACGAACGCATCAACGCCGCCATCCGCGACCAACTCGACCGCATCGCGTACGTTTCCTCCTCGAAACACAACGACGCGCGCTCGGCGTTGGCCGGGCGGCTCGCCGCGGTCGCGCCCGTCGACGACGCCAGCGTCTTCTTTTCGGTCTCCGGCAGCGAGGCGAACGAGGCCGCGATGCAGCTCGCGCGCTCGTATCAGGACGCTCCGAAGGTGCTCACCCGATGGCGCTCGTACCACGGCGGCACCTACGGCGCGGCGAGTCTCACGGGCGACCCGTCGACGCGCGCGACCGTCGAACGGTACGCCGCCACCTCCGGGACCGCGCGGTTCATGCCACCCCTGCCGGAGTGTTTCGACGCCGACGCACCCGAGGCGTTGGCCGACCAGGCGGCCGACCATCTGGAGTGGGTCATCCGGAACGAGGGTCCCGACAGCATCGCCGCGCTCCTGACCGAACCCATCGGCGGGACCAGCGGCGCGTATCCGGCCCCGCCGGGCTACTTCGAGCGCGTCCGCGAGCTCTGTGACGAGTACGACATCCTGCTCGTGGCCGACGAGGTCATTACGGGGTTCGGGCGGTGTGGCGACTGGTTCGGCATCGGCACCGAGGGCGTCCGCCCGGACATGATCACCTTCGCGAAGGGCGTCACCAGCGCGTACGTTCCGCTGGCCGGCGTCGTCGCGAACGGCGCGTTGAGCGACCACTTCCGCGAGGAGGGTATCGCCGTCGGCCAGACGTTCGCTGGCCACCCCCTCGGCTGTGCGGCGGGACTGGCTGCGATGGACGAGTACGAGGACGGGCTCATCGACAACGTCCGGGAGTTGGCTCCCCTGCTCGAAGACCGGCTCCGGGAACTCGAAGCCGAACACGACGCCGTCGCCGACGTGCACGGGCGCGGCTTCCACTGGGGTGTCGAGTTTCGCGACCCCGCTACCGGCGAGCCGTTCGTCGACCCGATGGTCGAGAACGGAGACGAAGATAATCCCGTGGCCGAGACCCGCGAGTACGCCCGCGAGCACGGGGTCTTGTTCGGCGGTGGTCGTCCGGACATCCAGAACATCATCTCGCCGCCGCTGTGTGTCGACGAGTCGGATATCGACCGTGCGGTGTCGGTCCTCGATAACGCTATCGGGGCGACGTTCGAGTGA
- a CDS encoding alpha/beta fold hydrolase yields the protein MRRPLRLPDGWTTDTVRANDITVRTYRTGAGPPLLLAHGFYESARCRRPIVDALAEQFTVHAYDARGHGHTDAPATGYQMADRVADMREGIAALGLDAPVVYGHSMGAATAAWLATEADLDALVLEDPARFADSEPPMSADERRRFVRDRVHEWRSQSLAERVDALEAEGEQARRRAVAQGECDPRTAALAHAGYPVTSDAFGDIDAPTLVLKADADDRIRQEERRLAGPLDGPLVHIDGAGHTVVRDEFDAAVSEVRAFVERRGLA from the coding sequence GTGCGCCGTCCGCTCCGACTCCCCGACGGCTGGACCACGGACACCGTCCGGGCGAACGACATCACCGTCCGCACCTACCGGACGGGTGCCGGTCCCCCGCTGCTTCTCGCACACGGCTTCTACGAGAGCGCCCGCTGTCGCCGGCCCATCGTCGACGCGCTCGCCGAGCAGTTCACCGTCCACGCGTACGACGCCCGCGGCCACGGCCACACCGACGCCCCGGCGACCGGCTACCAGATGGCCGACCGCGTCGCCGACATGCGCGAGGGTATCGCCGCGCTCGGACTCGACGCGCCAGTCGTCTACGGCCACTCGATGGGAGCCGCGACCGCCGCGTGGCTCGCGACCGAAGCCGACCTCGACGCCCTCGTGCTGGAGGACCCTGCGCGCTTTGCCGACTCGGAGCCGCCGATGAGCGCCGACGAGCGACGGCGGTTCGTCCGCGACCGCGTCCACGAGTGGCGGAGCCAATCGCTCGCCGAGCGCGTCGACGCGCTCGAAGCCGAAGGCGAACAGGCCCGACGCCGCGCGGTCGCACAGGGCGAGTGCGACCCGCGCACGGCGGCGCTGGCACACGCCGGCTACCCCGTCACGTCGGACGCGTTCGGCGACATCGACGCGCCGACGCTCGTCCTGAAGGCCGATGCCGACGACCGTATCCGCCAGGAGGAACGCCGGCTTGCCGGGCCGCTCGACGGCCCCCTCGTCCATATCGACGGTGCGGGCCACACCGTCGTTCGTGACGAGTTCGACGCCGCCGTCAGCGAGGTTCGCGCGTTCGTCGAGCGGCGAGGGCTGGCGTAG
- a CDS encoding DUF7120 family protein, which translates to MSEIRIDLPDRIDSEIDRFVNQGEFINRDEAIEELLTLGLTAFDVDEDTGREPGEDLFTQATDDQHDPAADTDPEDEYTL; encoded by the coding sequence ATGTCCGAAATCCGTATCGACCTCCCCGACCGCATCGACTCGGAGATCGACCGATTCGTCAACCAGGGCGAGTTCATCAACCGCGACGAGGCGATCGAGGAGCTGCTCACCCTCGGACTGACGGCCTTCGACGTGGACGAGGACACCGGCCGCGAACCGGGCGAGGACCTGTTCACGCAGGCGACCGACGACCAACACGACCCCGCCGCCGACACCGACCCCGAGGACGAGTACACCCTCTGA
- a CDS encoding thioredoxin family protein: protein MVQTDSDSQLQRGDLAPDFRLVGTEGAHYTPDSFADNDALLVVFTCNHCPYAKAKFAPLNAIAEEYDDCAVVGINPNDADEYPDDSYERMCELVDDGTIGYDAYLRDDDGSVAEAYGAVCTPDPFLFAREDGEWRLAYHGRLDDALNPDDEPSGEPGFEVRQAIDAVLSGEDVSLEDNPSRGCSIKWPSA from the coding sequence ATGGTTCAGACCGACTCCGACTCACAGCTCCAGCGCGGCGACCTCGCCCCCGACTTCCGACTCGTCGGTACCGAGGGCGCACACTACACGCCCGACTCATTCGCTGACAACGACGCCCTGCTCGTCGTCTTCACGTGCAACCACTGTCCGTACGCGAAGGCGAAGTTCGCCCCGCTCAACGCGATTGCCGAGGAGTACGACGACTGTGCCGTCGTCGGCATCAATCCCAACGACGCCGACGAGTATCCGGACGACTCCTACGAGCGCATGTGTGAGCTCGTCGACGACGGCACCATCGGCTACGACGCCTACCTCCGGGACGACGACGGCAGCGTCGCCGAGGCCTACGGAGCCGTCTGCACGCCGGACCCGTTCCTGTTTGCACGCGAGGACGGGGAGTGGCGACTCGCCTACCACGGCCGGCTGGACGACGCGCTCAACCCCGACGACGAGCCGTCGGGCGAGCCGGGCTTCGAGGTACGGCAGGCGATTGACGCGGTGCTCTCGGGTGAGGACGTGAGCCTCGAGGATAATCCGTCGCGGGGCTGTTCGATTAAGTGGCCGTCTGCGTAG
- a CDS encoding 30S ribosomal protein S15: protein MARMHTRRRGSSGSDKPAADENPEWSDVDADAVEERVVELAEQGDDPSQIGMKLRDEGVQGVPVPDVKLVTGKKVGEILDEHDAAPEVPEDLRNLLARAVRLRDHMDENQTDYQNKRALQNTESKIRRLIDYYRGDEIDEEFTYSYEVAVEITQ, encoded by the coding sequence ATGGCACGAATGCATACCCGCCGTCGTGGCTCGTCCGGCTCGGACAAGCCCGCGGCAGACGAGAACCCGGAGTGGAGTGACGTAGACGCAGACGCCGTCGAGGAGCGCGTCGTCGAACTCGCCGAGCAGGGCGACGACCCGTCCCAGATCGGCATGAAGCTGCGCGACGAGGGCGTCCAGGGCGTTCCCGTCCCGGACGTGAAGCTCGTCACCGGCAAGAAGGTCGGCGAGATTCTCGACGAGCACGACGCCGCCCCCGAGGTCCCCGAGGACCTCCGGAATCTGCTGGCGCGTGCGGTCCGGCTGCGCGACCACATGGACGAGAATCAGACCGACTACCAGAACAAGCGCGCGCTCCAGAACACGGAGTCGAAGATTCGACGCCTCATCGACTACTACCGCGGCGACGAGATCGACGAGGAGTTCACGTACTCGTACGAAGTTGCCGTCGAGATTACCCAATAG
- a CDS encoding HEAT repeat domain-containing protein, translating into MSDGSDETDETDAPADEETAVDVTPETVDERLDEAETALEAAETEADLDEVEATLDAAETQIENASFPEPDDEDEEPPAERLTGRLEELRGQLEAQRGPYGSDVVDAIEAGSETITDTRWTEDGEPDVIAATETLTESVTSTLDTSVEYGSDFPEDYTAALDSVAEAVADADLDADDDAETIAALLEATDAFADALEATEEWDDLTVVEQLTVEGFYDRLDSDNRKDFPPELGVVRIAEQENDPERILTAFETFDSEFMQDNCVEAFRRLGAPEAYDAMEGLAQRRDRPAIEVLGKIGDDAACEMLHDYISDESNPPLQKTVLKALGEIGSPESTQPVANRLVAEDYEVRSQAARALGRIGDTRAVEPLGDVLAEEERDGVRAAAAWALVQIGTERALEEAAQYVDDRSFLVQSEAEKAEDHLGATAAA; encoded by the coding sequence ATGAGCGACGGGAGCGACGAGACCGACGAGACCGACGCGCCGGCCGACGAGGAGACGGCCGTCGACGTCACGCCCGAGACAGTGGACGAACGACTCGACGAGGCCGAGACGGCACTCGAGGCCGCCGAGACCGAGGCCGACCTCGACGAGGTCGAGGCGACGCTCGACGCCGCCGAGACGCAAATCGAGAACGCGTCGTTTCCCGAACCGGACGACGAGGACGAAGAGCCGCCGGCAGAGCGGCTCACCGGGCGACTGGAGGAGCTTCGCGGCCAGCTCGAGGCACAGCGCGGCCCCTACGGGAGCGACGTGGTCGACGCCATCGAGGCGGGCAGCGAGACCATCACCGACACCCGCTGGACCGAAGACGGCGAGCCGGACGTAATCGCGGCGACCGAGACGCTCACCGAGAGCGTCACCAGCACCCTCGACACCAGCGTCGAGTACGGCTCCGACTTCCCCGAGGATTACACCGCCGCCCTCGATAGCGTGGCCGAGGCCGTCGCCGACGCCGACCTCGACGCCGACGACGACGCCGAGACCATTGCCGCGCTGTTGGAGGCCACGGACGCGTTCGCCGACGCGCTGGAGGCCACAGAGGAGTGGGACGACCTCACCGTCGTCGAACAGCTCACCGTCGAGGGGTTCTACGACCGGCTCGACTCGGACAACCGCAAGGACTTCCCGCCGGAGTTGGGCGTCGTCCGCATCGCCGAACAGGAGAACGACCCCGAGCGCATCCTGACCGCCTTCGAGACGTTCGACTCGGAGTTCATGCAGGACAACTGCGTGGAGGCGTTCCGCCGGCTCGGCGCGCCGGAGGCGTACGACGCGATGGAGGGGCTCGCACAGCGGCGTGACCGACCCGCCATCGAAGTGCTCGGCAAGATCGGCGACGACGCGGCCTGCGAGATGCTCCACGACTACATCAGCGACGAGTCGAACCCGCCGCTCCAGAAGACCGTCCTGAAGGCGCTCGGCGAAATCGGCTCGCCGGAGTCGACACAGCCGGTCGCGAACCGGCTCGTCGCCGAGGATTACGAGGTCCGGTCGCAGGCCGCCCGCGCGCTCGGTCGCATCGGCGACACCCGCGCGGTCGAGCCGCTCGGCGACGTGCTCGCCGAGGAGGAGCGCGACGGCGTCCGCGCCGCGGCGGCGTGGGCACTCGTCCAAATCGGCACGGAACGCGCCCTCGAAGAGGCCGCCCAGTACGTCGACGACCGCTCGTTCCTCGTGCAGTCGGAAGCCGAGAAGGCCGAAGACCACCTCGGCGCGACCGCGGCCGCGTAA
- a CDS encoding KEOPS complex subunit Pcc1: protein MKRATVRTTHERAAAVAAALEPDNTTEMETTVDGEVVETTIARETTGGLRTSADDYVRNLIVADQTITDTTSNNE from the coding sequence ATGAAGCGCGCGACCGTCCGGACGACACACGAGCGCGCGGCCGCGGTGGCCGCGGCGCTGGAACCGGACAACACCACGGAGATGGAGACGACGGTCGACGGCGAGGTGGTCGAGACGACCATCGCTCGCGAGACGACCGGCGGCCTCCGCACGTCGGCGGACGACTACGTACGGAATCTGATAGTAGCAGACCAGACGATTACAGACACAACATCCAACAATGAGTGA
- a CDS encoding LEA type 2 family protein codes for MGGVVLLVAAAGLGVYVFQFAQNFESPTVESVDSSFGDVTNETTTIRNDITIQNPNDRSIPGAATLGFTVRMNDVTVAEGSQGGVGLPAGESTLSVDVPLRNDKIPEWWVTHINNGETTTLVTEPRVSLPGIPQSVELSATEQRLTTDLLSSVTSDESREVGVGNDTILRVSNQRASWGEATAESTPLQVRTDIENIHDYPIQLDGTAYAIEMNGVTVGEGTTEDSFSLVPGESGTFTANPAIDTPRMAEWWRSHIRANQTTDLSVRVYGLVERDGELERVPLTIFERNARLQTDLLGAGTTEVSTIPGAGEDTSFDRPELVDRSSEWGAVTDATTDIETELVVSNPNDGEVGDIVTLDVTERTTINGVEAASGQATFDGLEPGNNTYTLTSEFRHDSVPAWWARHLNRGEQSTVITQANTTADIGVTRLDAPEPEEERTVGTDLLSSFESSEPRTIEQQGRTVATIERTSAQWGTATEAVAPLQAEAEIRNERSQPITITDVTYTVRLNDVVLADEKVVRDENGDPEEYLIGTVGTTTIDPTMELDNSKMAEWWPTHVRNGESSTLTTEMYVTVETAFGSKRVRLDSFSQDQTVETDFFGEN; via the coding sequence GTGGGAGGCGTCGTCCTACTCGTGGCGGCGGCCGGGCTGGGAGTGTACGTCTTCCAGTTCGCCCAGAACTTCGAGAGCCCGACCGTCGAGTCGGTCGACTCCTCGTTCGGTGACGTGACGAACGAGACCACGACGATTCGCAACGACATCACGATACAGAACCCGAACGACCGGTCGATACCCGGAGCCGCGACGCTGGGGTTCACCGTCCGGATGAACGACGTGACCGTCGCCGAGGGGTCACAGGGCGGCGTGGGGCTCCCGGCCGGAGAGAGCACCCTCTCCGTCGACGTTCCGCTCCGAAACGACAAGATTCCCGAGTGGTGGGTCACCCACATCAACAACGGCGAGACGACGACGCTGGTGACGGAGCCGCGCGTCTCGCTGCCGGGCATTCCACAGAGCGTGGAGCTGTCGGCGACCGAACAACGGCTCACGACCGACCTGCTCTCGTCGGTGACGAGCGACGAGTCGCGTGAGGTCGGCGTCGGCAACGACACCATCCTTCGCGTCTCGAACCAGCGCGCGAGCTGGGGTGAGGCGACCGCCGAGTCGACCCCGCTACAGGTCCGGACGGACATCGAGAACATCCACGACTACCCCATCCAGCTCGACGGAACGGCGTACGCGATTGAGATGAACGGCGTCACCGTCGGGGAGGGGACCACGGAGGATTCGTTCAGTCTCGTCCCCGGCGAGTCGGGGACGTTCACCGCGAACCCGGCCATCGACACGCCGCGGATGGCCGAGTGGTGGCGGAGCCACATCCGCGCGAACCAGACCACCGACCTCTCCGTCCGGGTGTACGGGCTCGTCGAGCGCGACGGTGAACTGGAGCGCGTCCCGCTGACCATCTTCGAGCGCAACGCTCGCCTCCAGACCGACCTGCTCGGTGCCGGGACGACCGAGGTGTCGACGATTCCCGGCGCGGGTGAGGACACGAGCTTCGACCGGCCGGAGCTCGTCGACCGGTCGAGCGAGTGGGGTGCGGTGACGGACGCGACGACGGACATCGAGACCGAACTCGTCGTCTCGAACCCGAACGACGGCGAAGTAGGGGACATCGTCACGCTGGACGTGACCGAGCGGACGACGATCAACGGTGTCGAGGCGGCCAGCGGACAGGCCACGTTCGACGGACTCGAACCGGGTAACAACACGTACACGCTGACGAGCGAGTTCCGCCACGACAGCGTGCCGGCGTGGTGGGCGCGCCATCTCAACCGTGGGGAACAGTCGACAGTTATCACACAGGCGAACACGACGGCCGATATCGGTGTGACCCGACTCGACGCCCCCGAACCCGAGGAGGAACGCACGGTCGGGACGGACCTGCTGTCGAGTTTCGAGAGCAGCGAACCGCGAACCATCGAACAGCAGGGCCGGACGGTCGCGACGATAGAGCGGACGAGCGCGCAGTGGGGAACGGCGACGGAGGCAGTCGCACCCCTGCAGGCTGAAGCCGAGATTCGCAACGAGCGGTCACAGCCGATTACCATCACGGACGTGACCTACACGGTCCGGCTGAACGACGTGGTGTTGGCGGACGAGAAGGTAGTGCGCGACGAGAACGGCGACCCCGAGGAGTATCTCATCGGAACGGTCGGCACGACGACCATCGACCCGACGATGGAGTTGGACAACTCGAAGATGGCCGAGTGGTGGCCGACCCACGTCCGGAACGGCGAGAGCTCCACGCTGACGACGGAGATGTACGTCACCGTGGAGACGGCCTTCGGGTCGAAGCGCGTCCGGCTCGACTCGTTCAGTCAGGACCAGACGGTCGAGACGGACTTCTTCGGCGAGAACTGA
- a CDS encoding Lrp/AsnC family transcriptional regulator — protein sequence MDERAAVLDLLRENARYTTADLARMTGLDESAVEETIAALETDGVVAGYTAVVDPSKLDDEPVRAHVECNVTLDRETSYRDIAQRLAGFPEVASLRLMSGDYDFALDVEADSMGEVSRFVSEKVAPLPEITQTVTHYVMETYKESNHRFDTEEGDERISYSP from the coding sequence ATGGACGAGCGTGCCGCAGTACTCGACCTTTTGCGGGAGAACGCCCGCTACACGACCGCCGACCTCGCGCGGATGACCGGGCTCGACGAGTCCGCCGTCGAGGAGACCATCGCCGCACTGGAGACCGACGGTGTCGTCGCCGGCTACACGGCCGTCGTCGACCCGTCGAAGCTCGACGACGAACCCGTGCGTGCACACGTGGAGTGTAACGTCACGCTTGACCGCGAGACCTCCTACCGCGACATCGCGCAGCGACTCGCGGGCTTTCCCGAGGTCGCCTCGCTCCGGCTCATGTCCGGCGACTACGACTTCGCGCTCGACGTGGAGGCCGACTCCATGGGTGAGGTGTCGCGGTTCGTCTCCGAGAAGGTCGCCCCGCTGCCCGAAATCACACAGACGGTCACCCACTACGTGATGGAGACGTACAAGGAGTCGAACCACCGGTTCGACACCGAGGAGGGGGACGAACGCATCAGCTACTCCCCATGA
- a CDS encoding 30S ribosomal protein S3ae produces the protein MSDRSVSKQSQEKKWYTVIAPEQFDRAELGETTADEPEQLYNRTIETTLGELQDNASENNTKLTFRITDVGSDAVYTEFVEYTLTRDYLRSLVRHGSSKIESFETILTSDDYRIQIQPVAFTTKKADHSQERAIRRTMTDIVRETAQEHTFNEVIDSIVEGRLSSAIYAEAKTIYPLRRVEIQKLTLEARPEEVAEEEDTAVDVDEDDVEVE, from the coding sequence ATGAGTGACCGAAGCGTATCCAAGCAGAGTCAAGAAAAGAAGTGGTACACCGTCATCGCCCCCGAGCAGTTCGACCGGGCGGAGCTCGGTGAGACCACCGCAGACGAACCAGAACAGCTCTACAACCGAACCATCGAGACGACCCTCGGCGAGCTACAGGACAACGCCAGCGAGAACAACACGAAGCTGACGTTCCGCATCACCGACGTCGGCTCGGACGCCGTCTACACGGAGTTCGTCGAGTACACGCTCACGCGTGATTACCTGCGCTCGCTCGTCCGACACGGCTCCTCGAAGATCGAGTCGTTCGAGACGATTCTCACGAGCGACGACTACCGCATCCAGATTCAGCCCGTCGCCTTCACGACTAAGAAGGCGGACCACAGCCAGGAGCGCGCCATCCGCCGCACGATGACGGACATCGTGCGCGAGACGGCACAGGAACACACGTTCAACGAAGTCATCGACAGCATCGTCGAAGGGCGGCTCTCCTCGGCCATCTACGCGGAGGCCAAGACCATCTACCCGCTTCGCCGCGTCGAGATTCAGAAGCTCACGCTCGAAGCACGCCCGGAAGAGGTCGCAGAGGAGGAAGACACCGCGGTCGACGTGGACGAAGACGACGTCGAGGTCGAGTAA